The Silene latifolia isolate original U9 population chromosome X, ASM4854445v1, whole genome shotgun sequence genome contains the following window.
tgtccgcagatgccttcgtgaatctctgtcagtataagctccgcgtcggctgggccgacacatttcaagagtggtcttattacggaccttctgtacaattctctttcgaacactaagtaccttgcagcgatccttcttatcttctgagacagactgcggtcctccggcaactcttttgtcagcttgtatttcattatcggagccatccacgtcgtctcggcttcgatgtcgcccaccatgccgacggtctcagtgatgcttttagcatttctgatatccaccagcacggttcgactgacatttttGATGCtcgaactggcaagttttgagagagcgtcggctcggttgttctcagacctgaggatgcactgtatttggaaagatttcaattttgaggtgtcagcttttaccctctccaggtaccttaccatcccatcgtctcgagtctcatactctcctcggatttgattagtcactaagagcgagtctgttttcaacacaatatgctccgccccggcagctctagctaactcgactccagttatcaccgcctcatattcggattcgttatttgaagcAGAGAAGGtgaacttcaaggcgtactcaaactcgtttccgttagggctgatgataaggatgccggctcctgagctgttcgccgtggaggacccgtcggtatacacttcccacacgccgggatgtgattcttcttgatacgtgcactcggccaggaagtctgcaagcgcttgcccttttatcgaaggcctcggcttgtactgaatgccaaagccggagagctccactgcccatttgataagtctgccggatttttcaaatttttctaatgctttctccaatggctggtcggttaagaccgtcatgggatttgcgtcgaagtagggtttcagcttccttgcggcaacgacgacggcgagggctgccttttcgattagtgggtaatttctttcggcggccagcagtgtatggctgataaagtaaattgggtattgctgcttattttcttcccgaCGACGATtacgatcgaccgtggccgaggtaatcgctaagtatagatatagcgtctccctcGGCGTCGGCCCGGACGGGGTCGGTAGTGTCGAGAAGGTGGGCTTTCGGTTGCATGAAAGCCGTGCTCTGctcctccccccagctaaagtttttattccccttcagcactttaaagaacggagtgctcttgtcggccgaccgagagatgaagcgggcgagagccgccatccttccggttaGCGTCATAACAttttttcgatttctcggctccggtaggtctagtattgctttgactttctccggattggcatcaattcccctggcgctgataAGCACGCCGaagaacttgccggcccggacaccgaagttacatttctttgggttaagcttcatcttatatttccttagtgaacaaaatgtctcgctcaaatcggttaagtgctcgctgtcagacttgctttttacaatagcatcgttgacgtaagcctcgatgtttcgcccttttttattttggaacactttgtccaccaacctagtgtaagttgcgccagcgttcttcaaaccgaacggcatcattttatacatgaatgtgccgtgaatggtgatgaatgcgcatttaggcatatcttcctcggccataaatacctgatgataccctgagaaggcgtctagcaggcttagcatagtgtagcctgccgtggcgtcaattaaactatctatttgaggcaagggataacaatctttagggcacgctttattaagattggtaaaatcaacacacatcctccacgcccctgacgatttcctcaccattacaacatttgctagccactcagggtaagtacaaggcatgataaagcccgccgctaataatttgtctacttcagctttgatggcctcatccttctcggccgaggagttcctcatcttctcgcttgaccggccgagcggtggagagtacgttcggcttgtgaacgatcacctcccgctcacgcccggcatctcggcatccgagtatgcgaagacatctttgttcttcctcgcaggtctaggagatcggctctgaattttggctccaggtcgacACCGAAAGCGAttacggtgcgcccgggtcaatttccacttcctcggtctcggctccttcgaccatgccaaCATTAGTATTCATCGGGTCGCCCTCTGccgcaaggatgggctcttcctttctccgacttcttcgccactttgagggattgcatgttgcacccccggcagacacttggatattgactatttcatctttctcgtcctttgagacgagctttgtgcttccccggtccgagacgtacatcaatgtcgggcccggatggacatcacgcATCGGCCTccctcaaagtgactcggcctatgagaacattgtaggcagacgaaccgtcgataaccacgaactcagataaaacatttttagccgcatccgcttggccgaacatcaccggcagtctgattgaccccaggggtacggGCGGCCCCGGAGAAGTCTGTATAGTGGGTTAATGCGGGGGCTCGGGTCTCCAATCTTgagaccgagattaagaaagcattcccgaacatgatgttcgtgtaggcgctgtgtcaatcaggcaccttttgaccaagtggttggctatatccaggtgGATTACAAGCGGGTCATTTGTGCGGGGCGAcaactccttcgtagtccttctttccaatggttatatcggggatggtggaagcggggatcgctgttttgggcacaaagttgatggcttggtataactcatttaggtgccgtttgtgcccattagctgacccatcgttctcgtttcccccgatgacaacctggattactcccatccgttggaaaaccgattttctattcgccccgtcggcgcTTGCTCCTGGGCCTCCGgctacatacttgccgaggctcccctttcggattagctcttcgatggcgttccttagatGTCGACGGTTGTCGGtttatggccggtgtggccgtggtaatcgcaaaggCGGCTTGCgtcaccgtccccctcgccttgggggccttgcccatttctcGTCCATCATTCTTtcttagggtaaagacctcggccggagATGCGACCGGGGGGTGAGACTACCGCACCGCTTCTggttgtatggtcccgaactccccggcgcccgccgggTGTcttgtttcctattaaatctctcgggccgtgacctattcccgtcacggcgaccttcatctatgttgtcctggcggctcttcctctctgggtgcccacttcaccgtggcctacccgggttttgtgatagtcttccacctttacggctcggtcggccatcttctcaagcggagtctaagttgaggtcttcgcacttgatcgctcgtttttgaactcgcctttcgggaggcctttcatcagtgcgaaggccgccagttcggtgttcagctcacggatctgctgaaccttagcgtcgaatcttttcacgtagcttcggagggactcatcctccccctgtcggatagttaggagatctgatgttaccacggcccttctcttgttgcaagcatactgggctatgaaattgtctctcaggtcggcataacagtataccgaaccattaggtagccccttgtaccaactctgagccatcccatgcagggtcgttgggaagactcggcaccacacctcatcaggctgctcccataccgacatgtacgactcgaaagcctcggcatggtcggtcgggtcgctatcgcctttgtatgatatgggcggcgaCTTCACTTAGTCGGCACGGGGATCTCGAGGACATAGGTGCGAggggtgtcgaccacgtgtcgaatgacacgcggcgatcggctcctcgcaaccttagtccgctTACCTCCCTCCGGCGGGAAGggcttgttgtccgactttggtgagtcggacttcgtTCATTCCTTCGGGccggcctcgttgttgccgcggcgacgctgtcctcccgcgagtgggggaaggactcggTGTCCGCCACCGGCACCACGGGCTCTCGCTGGCGTTCTAGCATGCCCGACTCCTTGTTtcgctccggacaagttgttcggggtcactttatgggccctggtcactgtggatgctgccgtcaccgtcgtcgtgacgGGGGGTCGGCGTGCTACCCATCGAGTCCAGGAATAGTtttaatttggccgcatcgaccacatgtcccatgacagtgattTGGTCGGTAGGCGGCGGTGTGTTCGGCTCTTTTGGCATCCCGAACGCCATGTCGGTGACTCGGCGGTGGGGATCGCCGATCTCGGGtgcggaacgtgtcatcctggaagaatgcgGTTCCTTCACTCAcgatttcttgttgctttgacatcttcttagctcatttgaatgggtttttttttttttttttttttttttttttttgtaatgtaggtgactagcttttagtatctattcccacagacggcgccaattgttccgggtgtaattccggagcaggattgtgaccacttgagcttgtagaatgatgtcgttgcttgtctcttcctttcactctttcctgtaaagatgaacaatctgagggctcggcttggtaccgagcgtactcactccgacgctcaagtcagtaaacttagagaggtaagttgtatggttaacttgacaaagtatattgtagagagataagggagtttgatCTTCGATTTTCAgttagtttctcaatgagagatgatgagtatttatagactttcaccttttgtcacgtagtggccaagtggcgtaagGGTGGAAAGATTGTCTTACCCTCGACCgtgggacccatgacaggccggcaggccaggttgactccatgccgaggggactggatgtgagtacacggatatgcctctcggccggctagttgccaagctgagacccaagtgacaggccgacaggctttgtcggttaggccgttcttcttttgacttgttgtcttctagctttgaccttggtcaatatgttgacttggtcagcgggtgcagaatatgccccatcacaacTTAACCCTAACATGTACAAATTACAAACCCAGTGTCATGTCATCCCTACCAGTGacgtagacctggcaaaaccaaCCCgatccgattgacccgacccgaaaaggatgacccgagacccgaaatcgacccgaaTTGCTGAAAccgaatgacacccgaagcccgaagtgacccgacccgacccgaaaatgacccgagctttcatggacccgtaacagacccgacccgaaatgaccaatccgaaaccactcaacccgaaaatgacccgacaaaatataactttaattgaccTTAATAGACTTGAAATGtctctcttctcttaatctttgacccgaaaatggctcgaccgaattaacccgacccgcttgacccgaaacacacccgaccaacaaacccgaataGACCTGTAACCCGAAATGAACTGACCCGATCCGAACTaacccgaaaatttgagaaacccgaaatgacccgacccaaaccggcccgacccgaacccgacccggttgacccgtttgccaggtaaataaaaaaaaggaagatTGAAATTGAAGTACAAGTCTACAAGTGTACAAGTCTACGTGGTTTGTGAATGGCGAAACTATGGGGATTAGCCAAGTGTTCTCTGAAACTACACTTGACATCAATCGTCGTTTGTACCATCAAACCCTCAATTCTCCATTTCTCACTCTCCCATACACGACTCTTCTCCAACTCCGCCGTCACCTCCTTAACCCTTCGCTCTTTCTCCTCCGCCTCCGCCTCCACTAATACGTTTGTTCATCCCACTGATACCGATTCTTCTCCTCGTCCTTATATTCCTGTTCGCGCCTTCTTCATATCCACCAGGTGACTATGCTGTTGTTGCCGGATTCAATGTTTTACGCATAGGAAATCAAATTGAAGCTAATGTTGGTTTCTTGTTTTTGTATTGTATTTGTTCCTCTAGCGTGGACTTGAAGAGTTTGGTGGATCAAAACAGGACAAATTTTATACCACCATCATCTAGGATGACCAACTATGTCGTCCTCAAATTCGGCAATCTTAAGCCTGTACCAAATGTGAGTTTATGACCTCTTCCCCATTTTGGTCTGCTATTATTCCTGATTTCAAATGCATGCCCCGAAGTGAAAATCCTACTCTTTTGTTCATAGTGTTCCTTTAAAATAGGACAAGTTAAATGAATGGAGGTTTtttttcctcttctccaagttgTTGGCTTGTTGCATACTCTTATCCGGGCTTTTCTGCTGTCCCTTGGTTTACTAGATtgcaattttttattttattttattattgtattcttTGGACACACTCGTCTATGTCAATCACTGATGAAACATGCTGATGGCTTTAATGGTGACACTGACTTGTGACGGAAGTTCAATGGGGTTATCCTTACATATGATAATGATGATATCTTGATGGTGATGCTTATACTTGGTGAATTTAATTTTTTCCAGATAGGATGCACATATTTGTTGTATTTGTTCCAAGAGTTTGCAAACCAATGGTATTTTGTTCATGCTTTAAACCTTCCGTGGACATATCAACGCCTTCTATTAGATGTTTCCAGCTGAATTGGTGGAAGGATTTGTAGTTTCACTTATGTCTTACGATGTGGTGCAGCTTTACTCCTGTTACCTATTCTGATATTGACGCAGATTAGTCAACAATGATGCTGTGAAATAAATTGTCAGTAATTTATTTAAGCTGCGTTTTGCTAGAACAAAGTTTTCAATAATTTACCCTAAGAATAGAGGAATTAGACTGGCATAATCCCTAGATAATGCGTTTTAAAAGcggggaagtggcaaataagccccaTACGTTTGGCACTATGTGCATATTAGCCTCATGTCTTTGTATTAGTGCAAATTAACCCCACTAGTTATACTTGATGTGCAATTAGGCCTAATTAAATATTTTTAGGTCAATTTCTCGCCGGAAAATGATTAGTCACCGGAAAGATGAGTAGAATTGAGTTAAATCAtgattttctcctttttttaattatttaactCAATTCTACTCATCTTTCCGGTGACTAATCATTTTCCGACGAGAAATTGACCTAAAAATATTTAATTAGGCCTAATTGCACATCAAGTATAACTAGTGGGGTTAATTTGCACTAATACAAAGACATGGGGCTAATATGCACATATTGTCAAACGTAtggggcttatttgccacttccccgGTTTTCTAAAAGTGTGAAATTTATTATTTCTCCAATGATAGCTAAAACTAGATATTTATACTAACTAACAACTAGAATTAATCAGGGAAACAAATAAATAGCTGTCGGAATAAATCGCCTAACAAAAGCGAAATAAATAAGGCATACCCGTGCCTCTATTGTGCCTGATGTTGAACACGATGCACGACTGTGCCTCTCTCGTTCCTTGGTCGTGCCTTAGCTCTTAGCCTATGACTTTTGTCTTCTTGGTCCCCGAGCTTGGCACTAGAGTTCCTTTCGTGTGAATTAACCCACATCAAGTTCCGACCTCTTTGACCTCCACGGTGACTTGGGAATGCGTCTTCGATTTACCCTGATTTGCATTTCATTCCATTTAGTTGTAGAATCAAGAACATCAACACAAATCAGCAAAACCACCATATTAGCTTGATTATTCTTCCAAGTACGAAATTCGGGAATTACTCGATAATGTAGTTAGAACATCACCGAAACCACATTAAATTGTTTAAAACGACACTCTTAAGAATAAACACACCAAATCATAACATAGGAAATAAGAAACTAAGCGTGAAAAGAAGGATTAACCAAAGTCTTTTTTTGCTCACTATCTTGACTAGTGTATTCTCATTTCAGGGCTTGGGTGCTACCTTAAGTGGAAGCGACTGTGGCTACATGGTTGTTTTCCAATATGGTTCAATAGTCTTGTTCAATGTTCGTGATAATGAAGTTGATGGCTACATGAAAATAGTGGAGAAACATGCATCTTGCTTGCTTCCCGAAATGAGAAAGGATGGTGAGATTCTAATTTTAATGTCATGTCTAATTGGTCTGAAGTTGTATGTAGCTGTGCCTTTTGGCCTTTAGATGCTTCCCTTGACTAGATTTCTATCATTCTCATTTCTTCCCTAATCTTTATTTCCTTGTATTTTTTTGTACTTGAGGTTCCCTCTTAACTTGCCTTAGGATGGAACTTTTGAGACGTCGGGGTAATGTTGCGGTATTAGTTTTTTCCCTTGAAGTTTGCGGATGAGGTTCTGATCATTATTGTTTGGTAGTTTGGAATTTCGAAGTTAAGATGGATCTTGAAAGTTTTGAGCGGGACTTTCTAGTCAAGATTTTACCTATTATACTTACGACAGTGCGTTTTCTTTTCATCTGGAAAAAAATACTTATGGGATCCTAGGCAGGATGTTGATTTATAAGGAAGACCCAAATCCAAATTACACGTTTCTGTTGCTTTTTACTCTCTTTGCAGTCTGTCATCAGAAAACTTAGCAGCATGTTGGTATGTCTGTCATCAAAATACTTTTGAGATCCTAGGCAGGATGTTGGTATGTCTGCGTAGTTGTGCCAACTTCCAACTTCGTgctataaatttatttttgaacaTCAGTTTGAGGATATAATTTTTGGGCAAGAACATAGTACTACGTGCTGATGGTTGCCATTCAAAATTAGTCAGACACAACCTTGTGACTGTTATGAGCCTCTTCTTAGGGATGTAATTGACTTTTCCATTTCTTCATATTTATGTCTGGTAATCCTTTGTCTACTATTCGCCTATGCCATTGCTGATTGCTTCTCCTTTTTCTTTGTAGAATTCGAAGTAAGAGAGCAGCCAGCTTCAAGTACATGGATGCAAGCTGGCCTTGATCACATAATACTACAGTACTTGGACACTGATGGCATTCGTACGATTGGTAGCGTGCTTGGTCAAAGTATCGCTCTTGATTATTATGTCCGTCAGGTTGGTTATCCTAATCTATTATTTACTGTTGGCGCAAGAGAGGTAGTTTTACTCATTTTTTGTTTTTCTACAATATGGTGACAGTACTACACTTACATGTGACAATTTATGTTACCCAACTTCATATCATTTTGGTACAAAGGTTTTTTCTTCAGAGGAGAGAAGGTAGTTTTTTTGGTTAAATTAGCATTTTCTCAAATTAGTATTGTCCTTGTAGGTTGATGGAATGGTTGCAGAATTCACAGACATAAATCGTGCTATGGAGAAAACAGGGAATTTTAATATGAAGAGGAAGAAACTCTTCCAGTTGGTTGGAAAGGCAAATTCCAATCTGGCAGATGTGATTCTGAAGCTTGGCCTTTTCGAAAGGTTAAGTATGAGTTGTTTCATTCTTGCTTTTCATATAATTGACGCTACTTGATTCGGGTGTTCTCTTACTACTTTACTCCCAAGTGGTTAGGAGTCTATATGCATAACTCTAAGCCATTTACTTTGACACGCCGTATCCTGACATTTTGCATGTCAAGCGACTCAAGCACGATACTTTTCTGAAATGACATTTAGGCACATGTTTGACATTGTTTCAGGCCTAATGTGTAgataaacctttttttttttttttttttttttttttacaaaaaaaaaaaaaacatgtcctACACTCCCGACCTTCCCGTGTTCAACACTTGTAACCACATCTGATATTCTGATTGACATTATCGATATACATCTAAAATGCTGAAGAATTCATGCACAATTTTCTTCATAAGCTGTAAGCCCTAGTTGTGTCTCACAATGTTCGGAAATTTTGCATGAATTTAAGTTACTTCCGGTTTTTTTTAAGACTC
Protein-coding sequences here:
- the LOC141623876 gene encoding protein RETARDED ROOT GROWTH-LIKE-like, which translates into the protein MAKLWGLAKCSLKLHLTSIVVCTIKPSILHFSLSHTRLFSNSAVTSLTLRSFSSASASTNTFVHPTDTDSSPRPYIPVRAFFISTSVDLKSLVDQNRTNFIPPSSRMTNYVVLKFGNLKPVPNGLGATLSGSDCGYMVVFQYGSIVLFNVRDNEVDGYMKIVEKHASCLLPEMRKDEFEVREQPASSTWMQAGLDHIILQYLDTDGIRTIGSVLGQSIALDYYVRQVDGMVAEFTDINRAMEKTGNFNMKRKKLFQLVGKANSNLADVILKLGLFERSDIAWKDAKYAQIWEYLRDEFELTQRFASLDFKLKFVEHNIRFLQEILQNRKSDFLEWVIIILIGAEICISVYDIAHRSATL